One genomic region from Sparus aurata chromosome 15, fSpaAur1.1, whole genome shotgun sequence encodes:
- the efemp1 gene encoding EGF-containing fibulin-like extracellular matrix protein 1 isoform X2, with translation MLGICVCLCAVFSHVLSQEAEEPVSYTCTEGYEYDRVREQCRDVDECALLEDACKGGMQCINHFGGYLCLPKSAVIYISKDGEPVPMPDPVPPVPAVQLNQPQLPRTSSAGSQRITYTSQTIRCATGFTAEENNCRDIDECATGRHTCGPEQTCYNTRGSYTCQCPLGYQRSGDHCVDRDECALTHYCMHRCVNTQGSYYCECNAGHKLASNNHSCVDVNECDVQSPCQHHCYNLIGSFLCQCDQGYELAQDAVSCQDIDECSFSSYMCQYQCINSPGSYSCECPDGYQLQGNRLCQDINECETGTHNCQDDEMCWNYYGGFRCYPRNPCEAPYTKTSENRCICRSQTECQGLPPSIVYKYMSIQAERTVPADIFQIQATNIYANTHNTFRIKAGNEGGEFFLRRSSNVSAMLVLTKPLSGPREYVVDLEMVTHHLTMNYRSSSLLRLTVIVGPYAF, from the exons ATGCTGGGGATCTGCGTGTGTCTCTGTGCGGTTTTCAGCCATGTCCTCTCTCAGGAGGCTGAGGAGCCCGTCTCCTACACA TGCACAGAGGGCTATGAGTATGACCGAGTCAGAGAGCAGTGCAGAG ACGTCGACGAGTGTGCCTTGTTAGAGGACGCCTGCAAAGGAGGGATGCAGTGCATCAACCACTTTGGCGGATACCTCTGCCTCCCCAAGAGCGCTGTCATCTACATCAGCAAGGACGGTGAGCCGGTGCCGATGCCGGACCCCGTCCCTCCTGTCCCCGCCGTCCAACTGAACCAGCCTCAGCTCCCACGCACGTCCTCAGCTGGATCCCAGAGGATCACCTACACCAGCCAGACCATCCGCTGTGCGACAGGGTTCACTGCAGAGGAGAACAACTGCAGAG ACATAGATGAATGCGCAACAGGTAGACACACTTGTGGACCTGAACAGACGTGCTACAACACCAGAGGCTCCTACACCTGCCAGTGTCCTCTGGGCTACCAACGGAGCGGAGACCACTGTGTGG ACAGAGACGAGTGTGCCCTGACCCACTACTGCATGCACAGATGTGTGAACACACAGGGCTCGTACTACTGTGAGTGCAACGCAGGTCACAAGTTGGCcagcaacaaccacagctgtgtCG ATGTGAATGAATGCGATGTGCAGAGTCCCTGTCAGCACCACTGCTACAACCTAATTGGCTCCTTCCTCTGCCAGTGTGACCAGGGATATGAGCTGGCACAAGATGCCGTCTCCTGTCAAG aCATCGACGAGTGCAGCTTCTCCAGCTACATGTGTCAGTACCAGTGCATCAACAGCCCAGGGAGCTACTCCTGCGAGTGTCCAGACGGATATCAGCTCCAGGGAAACAGGTTGTGTCAAG ACATAAATGAGTGTGAGACGGGGACCCATAACTGCCAAGATGATGAAATGTGCTGGAACTATTACGGAGGCTTCCGCTGCTATCCCAGAAACCCCTGCGAGGCGCCTTACACCAAAACCTCAGAAAA TCGCTGCATCTGCCGGTCTCAGACTGAGTGCCAGGGTCTCCCACCGTCAATTGTCTACAAATACATGAGCATCCAGGCGGAGCGGACTGTGCCGGCGGACATCTTCCAGATTCAGGCCACCAACATCTacgccaacacacacaacaccttCAGGATCAAAGCTGGGAACGAGGGAGGAGAATTCTTTCTTCGA CGTTCCAGCAATGTGAGCGCCATGCTGGTGCTAACCAAGCCTCTGTCGGGCCCCAGGGAGTACGTCGTGGACCTGGAGATGGTCACTCACCATCTGACCATGAACTACCGCTCCAGCTCGCTGCTGCGGCTCACCGTCATAGTCGGGCCCTACGCCTTCTGA
- the efemp1 gene encoding EGF-containing fibulin-like extracellular matrix protein 1 isoform X1, with protein sequence MTKLLRTELRSDKHEHNPPRSVNVETSQGRNLEQHLFEMYFACFGASSGNKLLLLRRSPDMLGICVCLCAVFSHVLSQEAEEPVSYTCTEGYEYDRVREQCRDVDECALLEDACKGGMQCINHFGGYLCLPKSAVIYISKDGEPVPMPDPVPPVPAVQLNQPQLPRTSSAGSQRITYTSQTIRCATGFTAEENNCRDIDECATGRHTCGPEQTCYNTRGSYTCQCPLGYQRSGDHCVDRDECALTHYCMHRCVNTQGSYYCECNAGHKLASNNHSCVDVNECDVQSPCQHHCYNLIGSFLCQCDQGYELAQDAVSCQDIDECSFSSYMCQYQCINSPGSYSCECPDGYQLQGNRLCQDINECETGTHNCQDDEMCWNYYGGFRCYPRNPCEAPYTKTSENRCICRSQTECQGLPPSIVYKYMSIQAERTVPADIFQIQATNIYANTHNTFRIKAGNEGGEFFLRRSSNVSAMLVLTKPLSGPREYVVDLEMVTHHLTMNYRSSSLLRLTVIVGPYAF encoded by the exons ATGACAAAGCTGCTGCGCACAGAGCTCAGATCAGATAAACATGAACACAATCCACCGAGGAGTGTGAATGTTGAAACAAGCCAGGGGAGGAATCTGGAGCAGCACTTGTTTGAGATGTACTTCGCTTGTTTCGGGGCATCGTCCGGGAACAAGT TGCTGCTGCTCCGACGTTCGCCCGACATGCTGGGGATCTGCGTGTGTCTCTGTGCGGTTTTCAGCCATGTCCTCTCTCAGGAGGCTGAGGAGCCCGTCTCCTACACA TGCACAGAGGGCTATGAGTATGACCGAGTCAGAGAGCAGTGCAGAG ACGTCGACGAGTGTGCCTTGTTAGAGGACGCCTGCAAAGGAGGGATGCAGTGCATCAACCACTTTGGCGGATACCTCTGCCTCCCCAAGAGCGCTGTCATCTACATCAGCAAGGACGGTGAGCCGGTGCCGATGCCGGACCCCGTCCCTCCTGTCCCCGCCGTCCAACTGAACCAGCCTCAGCTCCCACGCACGTCCTCAGCTGGATCCCAGAGGATCACCTACACCAGCCAGACCATCCGCTGTGCGACAGGGTTCACTGCAGAGGAGAACAACTGCAGAG ACATAGATGAATGCGCAACAGGTAGACACACTTGTGGACCTGAACAGACGTGCTACAACACCAGAGGCTCCTACACCTGCCAGTGTCCTCTGGGCTACCAACGGAGCGGAGACCACTGTGTGG ACAGAGACGAGTGTGCCCTGACCCACTACTGCATGCACAGATGTGTGAACACACAGGGCTCGTACTACTGTGAGTGCAACGCAGGTCACAAGTTGGCcagcaacaaccacagctgtgtCG ATGTGAATGAATGCGATGTGCAGAGTCCCTGTCAGCACCACTGCTACAACCTAATTGGCTCCTTCCTCTGCCAGTGTGACCAGGGATATGAGCTGGCACAAGATGCCGTCTCCTGTCAAG aCATCGACGAGTGCAGCTTCTCCAGCTACATGTGTCAGTACCAGTGCATCAACAGCCCAGGGAGCTACTCCTGCGAGTGTCCAGACGGATATCAGCTCCAGGGAAACAGGTTGTGTCAAG ACATAAATGAGTGTGAGACGGGGACCCATAACTGCCAAGATGATGAAATGTGCTGGAACTATTACGGAGGCTTCCGCTGCTATCCCAGAAACCCCTGCGAGGCGCCTTACACCAAAACCTCAGAAAA TCGCTGCATCTGCCGGTCTCAGACTGAGTGCCAGGGTCTCCCACCGTCAATTGTCTACAAATACATGAGCATCCAGGCGGAGCGGACTGTGCCGGCGGACATCTTCCAGATTCAGGCCACCAACATCTacgccaacacacacaacaccttCAGGATCAAAGCTGGGAACGAGGGAGGAGAATTCTTTCTTCGA CGTTCCAGCAATGTGAGCGCCATGCTGGTGCTAACCAAGCCTCTGTCGGGCCCCAGGGAGTACGTCGTGGACCTGGAGATGGTCACTCACCATCTGACCATGAACTACCGCTCCAGCTCGCTGCTGCGGCTCACCGTCATAGTCGGGCCCTACGCCTTCTGA